From the genome of Thermoflexus hugenholtzii, one region includes:
- a CDS encoding glycosyltransferase 87 family protein, with protein MKTLEALSRILVVCVYLLAAAAVILLRTPIDYPVYVMAAYGFSRGEDVYSWTEADYARAAEALGFSRYAPPYRYPPLAALLVLPGLSFPDRGMGIWVAAQALSALLTAEALARMARDPARRILIRLGVGLLPPFFVSLYAGQINPLVTLGMILAVRWIGRGREGWGGLLLGLSLMLKPLALGPAALCLYEGRRKALAGMALGIALSLAAGLLAFGPPALGFLRLSLPTSGGVYPPAQNLPGLAARWLTRHPYGFSLADDAGIARGVGWGLAGMLLLLTGIALGRPGKAHPDFVRRAGLAAIAFLLANPGTWYHHGTIMSMPLAAWLAQPGRSPTEWGALGASVGAIAIWGVAWHAFVGWTPLLDLATLGSLGLWALLAWEIRKESPR; from the coding sequence ATGAAGACCCTGGAGGCCCTCAGCCGGATCCTGGTGGTTTGCGTCTATCTCCTCGCCGCGGCGGCCGTGATCCTTCTCCGCACGCCCATCGATTATCCGGTCTATGTGATGGCCGCGTATGGGTTCTCCCGGGGCGAGGATGTCTACTCCTGGACGGAAGCCGACTACGCCCGGGCGGCGGAAGCGCTGGGCTTCTCCCGCTACGCACCTCCTTATCGTTACCCACCCCTCGCGGCGCTCCTGGTCCTCCCCGGGCTGTCGTTCCCGGACCGGGGGATGGGGATCTGGGTCGCGGCCCAGGCCCTCAGCGCCCTGCTGACCGCAGAGGCGCTCGCCCGGATGGCCCGGGATCCGGCCCGGCGGATCCTCATCCGGTTGGGGGTCGGCCTTCTTCCCCCATTTTTCGTGAGCCTCTACGCCGGACAGATCAACCCCCTGGTCACCCTGGGGATGATCCTGGCGGTCCGGTGGATCGGCCGGGGCCGGGAAGGGTGGGGCGGGCTCCTGCTGGGGCTCAGCCTCATGCTCAAGCCCCTGGCCCTCGGCCCGGCAGCCCTCTGCCTCTACGAGGGGCGGCGCAAGGCGCTGGCCGGGATGGCCCTGGGGATCGCGCTCTCCCTGGCGGCGGGCCTTCTGGCGTTCGGCCCACCCGCCCTGGGATTTCTCCGCCTCTCGCTGCCGACCTCTGGCGGCGTCTACCCCCCGGCGCAGAACCTGCCCGGGCTGGCCGCCCGCTGGCTCACCCGTCATCCCTACGGATTCTCCCTGGCCGACGATGCCGGGATCGCGCGAGGGGTTGGATGGGGGCTGGCCGGGATGCTGTTGCTGCTCACCGGGATCGCCCTGGGTCGGCCCGGGAAGGCTCATCCTGACTTTGTGCGTCGGGCTGGCCTGGCGGCCATCGCTTTCCTCCTGGCGAACCCGGGGACGTGGTATCATCACGGCACGATCATGAGCATGCCCCTCGCGGCGTGGCTCGCCCAACCCGGACGCTCCCCGACCGAATGGGGAGCGCTTGGGGCGAGCGTCGGGGCGATCGCCATCTGGGGGGTGGCCTGGCACGCCTTCGTCGGCTGGACGCCGTTGCTGGATCTGGCGACGCTGGGGAGCCTGGGGCTGTGGGCCTTGCTTGCCTGGGAGATCCGAAAGGAGAGCCCTCGATGA
- a CDS encoding TIM-barrel domain-containing protein, producing MDLRKALLAIRFVGLRTALRAVRAARERDRWEGRGVSEPAAWSPVKPLQRMIPLPDGARFTGPDAELEIRFLAPDVVRLTWTPGVLPLPYAIVRERLEEVRVARGEQADGWTLESEALGLEVRADGGIRFRDGAGRIWRVEDPPERRGEAWRHRVRLRPEERLYGLGERAAPLNRRGRIYRMWNRDPGGSYGPGADPLYLGIPLWLSLHAEGAYLVFYENPFEASFDLGASEPDAAWVTFTGGALREYVFYGPPSRLLERYTALTGRPPLPPRWALGFHQSRWSYESAEEVRAVARGFQDHGLPLHAIHLDIDYMDGYRVFTVDRRRFPDLSELIRELEGQGIRTVVIVDPGVKADPGYAVYREGVARGMFCRLPDGRLYRGLVWPGWCVFPDFTDPEVRAWWGEHYRAFLEAGVAGFWHDMNEPTAFVAWGEPTFPRRVRHAMEGRGGDHREAHNLYGLLMNRAAWEALRRLQPDRRPFLLTRSGWAGIQRYAWTWTGDVESSWAALRQTLATVLGLGLSGVPYSGPDIGGFSGAPSAELFIRWFQAAAFMPFFRNHAAKGTPRREPWVFGEPVLSIARAFLRLRVRLLPYLYTLAWEAAQTGAPLVRPLFWLSEQDPALWEIEDAFLLGSALLVAPVLEAGARAREVFLPTGEWYDFWSDAQRAGPARVLVEAPLDRLPLFVRAGSLLPLAEPEGVTLHLYVSSEGEGEGMFYEDAGDGFGPCRVDRFEWRWEGESLRIRRIREGELSEPEGGFRLEFHGFVPARAWADGHPVPVEGSTLVAPPFTELILEGRPVRSPA from the coding sequence ATGGATCTTCGGAAAGCCCTCCTCGCCATCCGTTTTGTGGGTCTGCGCACGGCGCTGCGGGCGGTGCGGGCCGCCCGGGAGCGAGACCGCTGGGAGGGCAGGGGGGTATCTGAGCCTGCGGCGTGGTCGCCGGTGAAGCCTTTGCAGCGGATGATCCCTCTCCCGGACGGCGCCCGCTTCACCGGTCCGGACGCCGAGCTGGAGATCCGCTTTCTGGCCCCGGATGTCGTCCGCCTCACCTGGACCCCGGGCGTTCTCCCGTTGCCTTACGCGATCGTTCGGGAGCGTCTGGAGGAGGTTCGCGTGGCGCGTGGTGAGCAAGCGGACGGATGGACGCTGGAGAGCGAGGCCCTGGGCCTGGAGGTCCGAGCCGATGGGGGGATCCGTTTCCGCGATGGCGCGGGGAGGATCTGGCGGGTGGAGGACCCGCCGGAGCGCCGCGGGGAGGCGTGGCGGCATCGCGTTCGGCTCCGCCCGGAGGAGCGGCTCTACGGCCTGGGGGAGCGGGCCGCGCCCCTCAACCGTCGCGGCCGGATTTACCGCATGTGGAATCGAGACCCCGGCGGAAGCTACGGCCCCGGGGCCGATCCCCTCTACCTGGGCATCCCTCTCTGGCTCAGCCTCCACGCCGAGGGCGCGTATCTGGTCTTCTACGAAAACCCCTTCGAGGCTTCGTTCGATTTGGGAGCCTCCGAGCCCGATGCGGCATGGGTGACCTTCACGGGGGGCGCGCTGCGCGAATACGTGTTCTACGGGCCGCCCTCGCGGCTGCTGGAGCGTTACACCGCCCTCACCGGCCGGCCCCCGCTGCCGCCCCGCTGGGCCCTGGGCTTCCACCAATCCCGCTGGAGCTACGAAAGCGCGGAAGAAGTCCGCGCCGTGGCCCGGGGGTTCCAGGACCACGGCCTTCCGCTCCACGCCATCCACCTGGACATCGACTACATGGACGGCTATCGGGTGTTCACGGTGGACCGTCGACGGTTCCCCGATCTGTCGGAGCTGATCCGCGAGCTGGAAGGGCAGGGGATCCGGACGGTGGTGATCGTGGACCCCGGGGTGAAGGCCGATCCGGGCTACGCCGTGTATCGGGAAGGGGTGGCGCGGGGGATGTTCTGTCGGTTGCCGGACGGCCGGCTCTACCGCGGGCTGGTGTGGCCGGGCTGGTGCGTCTTCCCCGACTTCACGGATCCGGAGGTCCGGGCGTGGTGGGGGGAACACTACCGCGCCTTCCTGGAGGCTGGCGTGGCGGGCTTCTGGCACGACATGAACGAACCCACGGCCTTCGTCGCCTGGGGCGAGCCCACCTTCCCGCGTCGCGTGCGCCACGCGATGGAGGGACGAGGAGGGGATCATCGGGAGGCGCACAACCTCTACGGCCTGCTGATGAACCGGGCGGCCTGGGAGGCGCTGCGGCGGCTGCAACCGGATCGCCGCCCCTTCCTGCTCACCCGCTCGGGATGGGCCGGGATCCAGCGTTATGCATGGACCTGGACCGGGGACGTGGAGAGCTCGTGGGCGGCGCTGCGCCAGACCCTCGCCACCGTCCTGGGCCTGGGGCTCTCCGGGGTCCCGTATAGCGGGCCGGACATCGGGGGGTTCAGCGGGGCGCCCTCGGCGGAGCTGTTCATCCGGTGGTTCCAGGCCGCGGCGTTCATGCCCTTTTTCCGGAACCATGCGGCGAAGGGCACGCCCCGGCGCGAGCCCTGGGTCTTCGGCGAGCCCGTCCTCTCCATCGCCCGCGCCTTCCTGCGCCTGCGGGTCCGCCTGCTGCCGTATCTTTACACCCTGGCCTGGGAGGCCGCTCAGACCGGGGCGCCGCTGGTCCGCCCGCTGTTCTGGCTGAGCGAGCAAGACCCCGCGCTGTGGGAGATCGAAGATGCGTTTCTCCTGGGATCCGCCCTCCTGGTGGCCCCGGTGCTCGAGGCGGGGGCGCGGGCCCGGGAGGTCTTCCTCCCCACGGGAGAGTGGTATGACTTCTGGAGCGATGCGCAGCGGGCGGGTCCCGCTCGGGTCCTCGTGGAGGCCCCGCTGGATCGGCTCCCGCTCTTCGTCCGGGCGGGGAGCCTCCTGCCGCTGGCGGAGCCGGAGGGCGTGACGCTTCATCTTTACGTGTCGTCGGAGGGAGAAGGGGAGGGGATGTTCTACGAGGACGCCGGCGACGGCTTCGGACCCTGTCGGGTGGATCGATTCGAGTGGCGGTGGGAAGGGGAGAGCCTGCGCATCCGTCGGATTCGCGAGGGAGAGCTCTCCGAGCCGGAAGGAGGGTTCCGGCTTGAGTTTCACGGGTTCGTGCCGGCCCGGGCATGGGCGGACGGCCATCCCGTGCCGGTGGAAGGGTCAACCCTTGTCGCCCCTCCGTTTACGGAGCTGATCCTGGAAGGACGTCCGGTTCGATCACCGGCGTGA
- a CDS encoding tetratricopeptide repeat protein, translating to MDPLESAAREEEQLQEALSMSTGASVFFIVTPPGEGKKREMERLSRLLSGWHILAVRLSPEQPLDPEALRGQLRALQGDRRPMIWVEVEGLGVAEAEPARSAVAEQARRVLQDLNLKREALERLDAPILFWVTPLELRAFSVWAADLFAARTAIIDLERLRPTAEKTLRIETFLTADRLRGALPPAEVEGRIRLYEGALEAEARKRRPHLPRIASLHEELARLYARRGDLHSALRHQREGQNVYRELAQQHPEVFLPGLARSLNDLSVWLSELGQREEALQAAREAVDLFRRLAPQRPQTFLPDLARSLGAYGSVLLDLGRASEAREAFAEGLRILLPFLRAEPAAFRELASALLQGYRRACEALGETPDAPLIREIFQNLVTPVIEPDVLPGSAP from the coding sequence ATGGATCCCCTCGAAAGCGCTGCCCGCGAGGAGGAGCAGTTGCAGGAAGCCCTCTCGATGTCCACAGGCGCTTCCGTTTTCTTCATCGTAACCCCTCCGGGAGAGGGGAAAAAACGGGAGATGGAGCGCCTGTCTCGCCTCCTGTCCGGATGGCATATCCTTGCGGTGCGGCTCTCCCCCGAACAGCCGCTGGATCCGGAGGCGTTGAGGGGACAGCTCCGCGCGCTGCAGGGAGATCGCCGGCCGATGATCTGGGTGGAGGTGGAAGGGCTGGGCGTTGCGGAAGCGGAACCGGCCCGGTCGGCCGTTGCAGAGCAGGCCCGACGGGTCCTGCAGGATCTCAACCTCAAACGCGAAGCCCTGGAAAGGCTCGATGCGCCGATCCTCTTTTGGGTGACCCCTCTGGAGCTGCGCGCTTTCAGCGTATGGGCAGCGGACCTGTTCGCGGCCCGCACGGCGATCATCGACCTGGAGCGTCTTCGTCCGACGGCAGAGAAAACGCTCCGGATCGAGACGTTTCTCACAGCAGACCGCCTGCGCGGCGCGCTGCCTCCCGCTGAAGTGGAAGGGCGGATCCGGCTCTACGAGGGGGCGCTGGAGGCGGAAGCCCGGAAGCGCCGTCCGCACCTTCCCCGCATCGCATCCCTCCACGAGGAGCTGGCGCGCCTCTATGCCCGTCGCGGGGACCTCCACTCGGCCCTGAGGCATCAACGCGAGGGGCAAAACGTTTATCGGGAGCTGGCCCAACAGCACCCGGAGGTTTTCTTGCCCGGCCTGGCGAGGAGCCTGAACGATTTGAGCGTGTGGCTCTCCGAGCTGGGTCAGCGGGAGGAGGCCCTGCAGGCCGCCCGGGAAGCCGTGGACCTCTTCCGCCGGCTGGCCCCACAGCGTCCCCAGACCTTCCTCCCCGACCTGGCCAGGAGCCTGGGGGCCTACGGAAGCGTCCTTCTGGACCTGGGGCGCGCATCGGAAGCCCGTGAGGCCTTCGCGGAGGGGTTGCGGATCCTGCTCCCTTTCCTCCGCGCGGAGCCCGCCGCCTTCCGGGAGCTGGCCTCCGCCCTGCTCCAGGGTTACCGGAGGGCCTGCGAAGCGCTGGGGGAAACCCCCGATGCGCCGCTCATCCGGGAGATCTTCCAAAACCTCGTCACGCCGGTGATCGAACCGGACGTCCTTCCAGGATCAGCTCCGTAA
- the ppdK gene encoding pyruvate, phosphate dikinase, with translation MKKWVYLFEEGYREIPAERRRDLLGGKGAGLAEMAGAGLPVPPGFTITTEACNAYFAAGRQFPEGLWEQVLEALHRVEEKVGRRFGDPQNPLLVSVRSGAKFSMPGMMDTVLNVGLTDETVKGLIAQTGDERFAYDAYRRLIQMFGRIVKGIPGERFEHILDRYKAKTKGKQDTDLTAEMLQDIVEEFKALYRKELEEEFPQDPLEQLRQAIRAVFDSWFGKRAVDYRNFYKIPHDLGTACNVQTMVFGNMGFDSATGVAFTRNPATGEKELYGEYLPNAQGEDVVAGIRTPLKITKKASQEWAREHGISEEERRLRYPSLEELMPETYRQFLEVAALLERHYRDVQDLEFTIERGRLWMLQTRTGKRTAKAAVKIAVDMVHEGLITKEEAVMRVEPEQINQLLLPRFDEKAKERAREKGDLLARGLNASPGAATGHAVFDADTAEAWGRDGRPVILVRPETTPDDVHGMIAARGILTQRGGATSHAAVVARGLGKPAVVGCEALQIDLERKQFSVNGRVIREGDFISIDGSTGEVFAGQIPTIDPNLAEERELAELLSWADEFRRLQVWANADYPRDARKAREFGAEGIGLARTEHMFFETDRLPYVRQMILNAPEAQRLMDQLRAAQQAAQARPDDPKAQKALREAERAVRASKAVKAYRKTLDRLLPVQRKDFEGLFEAMDGLPVIIRLIDPPMHEFLPRYEELLAEVVELRTRIEERRKIKGYRPRKGEKSIRQMEEELAEKEALLRAVNALREMNPMLGLRGIRLGILYPDIIRLQVRAILEAACNVKQRGITPRPEIMIPLSADVKELQIVREIVDEVAREVMAREGVEIEYKFGTMIEVPRAALLAGEIAQVAEFFSFGTNDLTQTVWAISRDDAEGKFLLRYLEEKIVPENPFQVLDRKGVGRLMRMAVEEGRRTRPDLEVGICGEHGGDPSSIEFCHEIGLNYVSASPYRVPVARLAAAQAALKERAARIETR, from the coding sequence ATGAAGAAGTGGGTCTACCTTTTCGAGGAAGGCTACCGCGAGATTCCGGCGGAGCGCCGTCGGGATCTGCTGGGCGGGAAGGGCGCCGGGTTGGCGGAGATGGCCGGGGCGGGCCTTCCGGTCCCTCCCGGGTTCACCATCACCACGGAGGCCTGCAACGCTTACTTCGCCGCCGGCCGCCAGTTCCCCGAAGGGCTGTGGGAGCAGGTCCTGGAGGCCCTTCATCGCGTTGAGGAGAAGGTTGGCCGCCGCTTCGGCGATCCCCAAAACCCCCTCCTGGTCTCCGTCCGCTCGGGTGCCAAATTCTCCATGCCCGGGATGATGGACACCGTCCTCAACGTCGGCCTCACGGATGAGACGGTGAAAGGCCTGATCGCCCAGACCGGCGACGAGCGTTTCGCCTACGACGCCTACCGCCGCCTCATCCAGATGTTCGGCCGCATCGTCAAGGGCATCCCCGGCGAGCGGTTCGAACACATCCTGGACCGCTACAAGGCGAAGACGAAGGGCAAGCAGGATACCGATCTCACCGCGGAGATGCTCCAGGACATTGTGGAGGAGTTCAAGGCCCTCTACCGCAAGGAGCTCGAGGAGGAGTTCCCTCAGGATCCCCTGGAGCAGCTGCGCCAGGCCATCCGGGCGGTGTTCGACTCCTGGTTCGGCAAGCGGGCGGTCGATTACCGCAACTTCTACAAGATCCCCCACGACCTGGGCACCGCCTGCAATGTCCAGACCATGGTCTTCGGCAACATGGGCTTCGACTCGGCCACCGGCGTGGCCTTCACCCGCAACCCGGCCACCGGCGAGAAGGAGCTCTATGGGGAATACCTCCCGAACGCCCAGGGTGAGGACGTGGTGGCCGGCATCCGGACGCCCCTCAAGATCACGAAGAAGGCCTCGCAGGAGTGGGCCCGGGAGCACGGGATCTCCGAAGAGGAGCGGCGCTTGCGCTATCCCAGCCTCGAGGAGCTGATGCCGGAGACCTACCGGCAGTTCCTGGAGGTGGCCGCGCTCCTGGAGCGTCACTACCGGGACGTCCAGGACCTGGAGTTCACCATCGAGCGCGGGCGGCTCTGGATGCTCCAGACCCGCACGGGCAAGCGCACCGCCAAGGCCGCCGTCAAGATCGCCGTGGACATGGTCCACGAAGGCCTCATCACCAAAGAAGAGGCGGTGATGCGGGTCGAGCCCGAGCAGATCAATCAGCTCCTGCTGCCCCGCTTCGATGAGAAGGCCAAGGAGCGGGCCCGGGAGAAGGGGGATCTGCTGGCCCGAGGCCTCAACGCCTCCCCGGGCGCGGCCACCGGCCATGCCGTCTTCGACGCCGACACGGCCGAGGCCTGGGGCCGGGACGGCCGGCCGGTCATCCTGGTGCGGCCGGAGACCACGCCGGACGACGTCCACGGGATGATCGCGGCCCGGGGCATCCTCACCCAGCGCGGCGGGGCGACCTCCCACGCGGCGGTGGTGGCCCGGGGCCTGGGCAAGCCGGCGGTGGTCGGCTGCGAGGCCCTGCAGATCGACCTGGAGCGCAAGCAGTTCTCCGTCAACGGCCGGGTGATCCGCGAGGGCGACTTCATCTCCATCGACGGCTCCACCGGCGAGGTCTTCGCCGGCCAGATCCCCACCATCGACCCCAACCTGGCGGAGGAGCGGGAGCTGGCGGAGCTGCTCTCCTGGGCCGATGAGTTCCGGCGCCTGCAGGTCTGGGCCAACGCGGATTACCCGCGGGATGCCCGCAAGGCCCGGGAGTTCGGAGCGGAGGGCATCGGCCTGGCCCGCACGGAGCACATGTTCTTCGAGACCGACCGCCTGCCCTACGTCCGCCAGATGATCCTCAACGCCCCCGAGGCCCAGCGCCTGATGGATCAGTTGCGGGCGGCGCAGCAGGCCGCCCAGGCCCGCCCCGACGACCCGAAGGCCCAGAAGGCCCTGCGGGAGGCCGAACGCGCCGTCCGGGCCTCGAAGGCCGTCAAGGCCTACCGCAAGACTCTGGATCGCCTCCTGCCCGTCCAGCGGAAGGACTTCGAGGGCCTCTTCGAGGCCATGGATGGGCTGCCGGTGATCATCCGGCTCATCGACCCGCCGATGCACGAGTTCCTGCCGCGCTACGAGGAGCTCCTGGCCGAAGTGGTGGAGCTGCGGACCCGCATCGAGGAGCGCCGCAAGATCAAGGGCTACCGGCCGCGCAAGGGCGAGAAGTCCATCCGGCAGATGGAGGAGGAGCTGGCCGAGAAGGAAGCGCTCCTGCGGGCGGTCAACGCCCTGCGGGAGATGAACCCCATGCTGGGCCTGCGGGGCATCCGCCTCGGCATCCTCTACCCGGACATCATCCGCCTCCAGGTGCGGGCCATCCTCGAGGCCGCCTGCAACGTGAAACAGCGGGGCATCACCCCCAGGCCGGAGATCATGATCCCCCTCAGCGCTGACGTGAAGGAGCTCCAGATCGTCCGGGAGATCGTCGATGAGGTGGCCCGGGAGGTCATGGCCCGGGAAGGGGTGGAGATCGAATACAAGTTCGGGACCATGATCGAGGTCCCGCGGGCGGCCCTGCTGGCGGGCGAGATCGCGCAGGTCGCCGAGTTCTTCTCCTTCGGCACCAACGACCTCACCCAGACTGTCTGGGCCATCAGTCGCGACGACGCCGAGGGCAAGTTCCTCCTGCGCTACCTCGAGGAGAAGATCGTCCCCGAGAACCCCTTCCAGGTGCTGGACCGCAAGGGTGTGGGCCGGCTGATGCGGATGGCGGTGGAGGAAGGACGGCGCACCCGGCCGGACCTGGAGGTCGGCATCTGCGGGGAGCACGGCGGGGATCCTTCTTCCATCGAGTTCTGCCACGAGATCGGGCTCAACTATGTGAGCGCCTCGCCCTACCGGGTGCCGGTGGCCCGCCTGGCCGCGGCCCAGGCCGCTCTGAAGGAGCGGGCCGCTCGCATCGAGACCCGTTGA
- a CDS encoding class II aldolase/adducin family protein — translation MRWGVREQRLREALVEIGARLYARGLVSANDGNLSVRVDAERFLITPRGRSKGHLRPEDLVVIDPEGRVVRPGRGGAMPSSEWPMHLEAYRQRPDIGAVLHAHPPFTVALTVAGVTFPSEILPEVVMTVGKVPTARLAVPSSEDDALAIREWIREHDAVLLPHHGVVTVGRTLEEAWVRLERIEYAAKVYLLSRALGEARPLPPEFLKALASAG, via the coding sequence ATGCGGTGGGGGGTGCGGGAACAGCGATTGCGGGAGGCGCTGGTGGAGATCGGGGCGCGGCTTTACGCCCGGGGCCTGGTCTCCGCCAACGACGGGAACCTCTCGGTCCGCGTGGATGCGGAGCGTTTTCTGATCACCCCGCGGGGGCGGAGCAAGGGACACCTGCGCCCGGAGGACCTGGTGGTGATCGACCCGGAGGGGCGGGTGGTGCGGCCGGGCCGGGGCGGGGCGATGCCCTCCTCGGAATGGCCGATGCACCTGGAAGCCTACCGGCAGCGCCCCGACATCGGGGCCGTCCTTCACGCCCATCCCCCCTTCACCGTCGCCCTCACCGTGGCCGGGGTGACGTTCCCCTCCGAGATCCTGCCGGAGGTGGTCATGACCGTGGGAAAGGTCCCGACCGCCCGGCTGGCCGTCCCCAGCTCGGAGGACGACGCCCTGGCCATCCGAGAATGGATCCGGGAGCACGATGCGGTGCTGCTGCCCCATCATGGGGTGGTGACCGTGGGGCGCACGCTGGAGGAGGCCTGGGTGCGGCTGGAGCGGATCGAGTATGCGGCGAAGGTGTATCTGCTGAGCCGGGCGCTGGGGGAAGCCCGACCGCTGCCGCCGGAGTTCCTGAAGGCGCTGGCCAGCGCAGGGTGA